The following coding sequences are from one Bradyrhizobium sp. 200 window:
- a CDS encoding cupredoxin domain-containing protein — protein MRPGRYLLAVAALLFGAIEVPAHAATIQITTTDLVFAPAEVSAKVGDTIEWINKDVFVHTATARNGDFDVNMPPKKTVTSVLQKAGTIEYYCRYHPNMKAVLTIAP, from the coding sequence ATGCGTCCGGGACGCTATCTGCTTGCTGTGGCCGCCCTGCTGTTCGGGGCGATAGAAGTCCCGGCGCATGCGGCGACGATTCAGATCACGACGACCGATCTGGTATTCGCGCCGGCCGAGGTTTCGGCCAAGGTCGGCGACACTATCGAATGGATCAACAAGGACGTGTTCGTCCACACCGCGACCGCACGCAATGGCGACTTCGACGTCAACATGCCGCCGAAGAAGACGGTGACGTCGGTTCTGCAGAAGGCTGGCACCATCGAATACTATTGCCGATACCATCCGAACATGAAGGCTGTATTGACGATCGCGCCGTAG
- a CDS encoding type II toxin-antitoxin system RelE/ParE family toxin translates to MADHRLAIVWSSEALADIDHLWDYYAQVAGRGTADRILREIAKAVAVIDEFPLADRARDEIRSGLRSVAVAPQIVFYRLRDGRPEIVRVLDGRQDIEEIFSDGENG, encoded by the coding sequence ATGGCGGATCATAGGCTGGCGATTGTTTGGTCGTCTGAAGCTCTCGCCGATATTGATCACCTGTGGGACTATTACGCTCAAGTGGCAGGACGGGGCACGGCAGACAGGATTTTGCGTGAGATCGCGAAGGCCGTTGCAGTCATAGATGAGTTCCCCCTTGCTGACCGGGCGCGCGACGAAATCCGATCCGGCCTGCGCTCCGTGGCAGTTGCTCCCCAAATTGTCTTCTATCGATTGAGGGATGGTCGGCCCGAAATCGTGCGGGTGCTCGACGGCAGGCAGGATATCGAAGAGATTTTTTCGGATGGCGAGAATGGGTAG
- a CDS encoding HAMP domain-containing methyl-accepting chemotaxis protein produces the protein MRIGRLFAVSMLSVTVLTVILGAGVLVPQYRTFASKTEAIKAVEAYGTVLAVGQQVTGYRAPYVGPLFQEGAATPAQLEVAAKAVQTADAAFAKARTAVGALSDGAVIVQGLNQAAAKLAEVRAASDRAMGLPMSARDQAAIKGFLPGIAAVVGILEPLLNRLENQVAMADASLTALLNVARTSQDLRISAGGRAATVSLAISTRRPVTAAEISTMDRAQGRVDLDRERIEAGVDQIGSPPRLAKAMNDAIEAYFGKAAPWLEKEMAAGRNDGKYAIGSDQLASMIVPAVQAFFAVRDAALAEAGERAGAARDAALTLLALAGLAVVALLGVLAGVTMMLRRRVITPLATLTGAVGELAAGRHDVTIPTAERADEIGAMAGSLQIFKDALIAKKAADEAAAVEADAKIQRGQRVDRITSDFEAMIGQIVEVVSQASTELEASAGTLTATAERSEELTTMVAAASEEASTNVQSVASATEEMASSVNEISRQVQGSARIAGEAVEQAQRTNDRVGELAKAAARIGDVVELINTIAGQTNLLALNATIEAARAGEAGRGFAVVASEVKALAEQTAKATGEISQQISGIQAATQESVGAIKEIGDTIGRMSEIASTIAAAVEEQGAATQEISRNVQQAANGTQQVSSNIADVQRGASETGSASAQVLTAAKSLSGESERLKREVGKFLSSVRAA, from the coding sequence ATGCGGATCGGTCGTCTCTTTGCGGTATCGATGCTTTCGGTGACGGTCCTGACGGTGATTCTTGGTGCCGGGGTTCTGGTCCCGCAGTACCGGACCTTTGCCAGCAAGACCGAGGCGATCAAGGCGGTGGAGGCCTATGGCACGGTGCTGGCGGTTGGCCAGCAGGTTACCGGCTACCGCGCGCCTTATGTCGGTCCGCTGTTCCAGGAAGGCGCCGCGACGCCGGCCCAGCTCGAAGTGGCCGCGAAGGCCGTGCAGACGGCAGATGCAGCATTCGCGAAGGCGCGCACCGCCGTCGGCGCGCTCAGCGATGGCGCTGTTATCGTCCAGGGCCTCAACCAGGCGGCGGCCAAACTGGCCGAGGTTCGCGCGGCGAGCGATCGCGCGATGGGCTTGCCGATGAGTGCGCGCGATCAGGCGGCGATCAAGGGTTTCCTGCCGGGCATTGCCGCGGTTGTCGGGATTCTCGAACCGCTGTTGAACCGCCTTGAAAATCAGGTCGCGATGGCGGATGCGTCGCTGACGGCACTGTTGAATGTCGCTCGCACGTCGCAGGATCTGCGGATCTCGGCTGGCGGCCGCGCCGCTACAGTATCGCTTGCGATCAGCACCCGCCGTCCAGTGACAGCGGCTGAAATATCCACCATGGACCGCGCCCAGGGCCGCGTCGATCTCGATCGCGAACGGATCGAGGCCGGTGTGGACCAGATCGGCAGCCCGCCGCGTCTTGCGAAAGCGATGAACGACGCGATCGAGGCCTATTTCGGCAAGGCCGCGCCATGGCTTGAAAAGGAAATGGCGGCCGGACGCAACGACGGCAAATACGCGATCGGCTCCGATCAACTCGCCAGCATGATCGTGCCGGCGGTGCAGGCCTTCTTCGCCGTGCGCGATGCCGCGTTGGCCGAAGCGGGAGAACGCGCGGGCGCCGCGCGCGACGCTGCCCTGACCCTGCTGGCGCTGGCCGGCCTTGCCGTTGTGGCGCTGCTCGGCGTACTCGCCGGCGTCACCATGATGCTGCGCCGGCGCGTGATCACGCCGCTCGCGACCTTGACCGGTGCCGTTGGCGAACTCGCCGCCGGGCGGCATGACGTCACGATCCCGACTGCCGAGCGTGCCGATGAAATCGGCGCCATGGCGGGATCGCTGCAGATTTTCAAGGACGCCCTGATCGCCAAGAAGGCGGCCGACGAGGCCGCTGCGGTCGAAGCGGATGCCAAGATCCAGCGCGGCCAGCGCGTCGACCGGATCACCAGCGATTTCGAGGCGATGATCGGCCAGATCGTCGAGGTCGTGTCGCAGGCCTCGACCGAACTGGAAGCCTCCGCCGGCACGCTGACGGCGACCGCGGAGCGTTCCGAAGAACTGACGACCATGGTCGCGGCGGCGTCCGAGGAAGCCTCCACCAACGTGCAGTCGGTCGCATCGGCCACCGAGGAGATGGCTTCCTCGGTCAACGAGATCAGCCGGCAGGTTCAGGGCTCGGCGCGGATCGCCGGTGAAGCGGTGGAGCAGGCGCAGAGGACCAACGACCGCGTCGGCGAGCTCGCCAAGGCGGCCGCCCGGATCGGCGACGTGGTGGAGCTGATCAACACCATCGCCGGCCAGACCAACCTGCTGGCGCTCAATGCGACCATCGAGGCGGCGCGAGCCGGCGAAGCGGGACGCGGCTTTGCGGTCGTGGCGTCCGAAGTGAAGGCGCTGGCCGAACAGACGGCGAAAGCGACCGGCGAGATCAGCCAGCAGATATCGGGCATCCAGGCAGCTACCCAGGAATCGGTCGGCGCCATCAAGGAGATCGGCGATACCATCGGACGGATGTCGGAGATCGCCTCCACCATCGCGGCCGCCGTAGAGGAGCAGGGCGCGGCGACCCAGGAAATTTCCCGCAACGTGCAGCAGGCCGCGAACGGAACCCAGCAGGTTTCCTCCAACATCGCCGACGTGCAGCGTGGCGCCAGCGAGACGGGGTCTGCCTCGGCTCAGGTGCTTACCGCGGCAAAGTCGTTGTCCGGCGAGAGCGAGCGGCTCAAGCGCGAGGTCGGCAAGTTCCTGAGCTCGGTGCGGGCGGCCTGA
- a CDS encoding DUF4142 domain-containing protein — translation MFIRLSAAIAALSILGSAALAQGAKPTDPQIAHIAYTAGVIDIAAAKQAIEKAGNKDVKAFAQDMVRDHEAVNKQALDLVKKLKVTPEDNDTSKTLSKQAADKLAELAKLKGADYDKAYVANEVAYHKAVNGALETQLIPSASNAELKSLLQTGLKIFQGHQQHAEQVAAKLK, via the coding sequence ATGTTCATTCGACTGAGCGCGGCGATCGCCGCATTGAGCATCCTGGGCAGTGCCGCGCTGGCGCAGGGCGCAAAGCCCACCGATCCCCAGATCGCGCATATCGCCTACACCGCAGGGGTCATCGACATCGCCGCCGCCAAGCAGGCGATCGAGAAGGCTGGCAACAAGGACGTGAAAGCATTCGCGCAGGACATGGTGCGCGACCATGAGGCCGTGAACAAGCAGGCGCTCGACCTCGTCAAGAAGCTCAAGGTGACGCCGGAGGACAACGACACCAGCAAAACGCTGTCGAAGCAGGCCGCCGACAAGCTTGCCGAACTCGCCAAGCTGAAAGGCGCCGATTACGACAAGGCCTATGTCGCCAACGAGGTCGCCTACCACAAGGCGGTCAACGGCGCGCTGGAGACGCAGTTAATTCCGTCAGCCAGCAATGCCGAGCTGAAGAGCCTGCTGCAGACCGGCCTGAAGATTTTTCAGGGCCACCAGCAGCATGCCGAACAAGTCGCCGCCAAGCTGAAATAA